The region acatggagtgagcaatctatgtatttttttctctatggttcagaGTTAGAATTTATACATAGAGCCAGTGCCGCCAAGAGAAACGAGAGACTGGAGCCCCGGCTCGGATAGCTTCGTGTTCCGATTCTGGAGATATACAGCAGGCAACTCgctgtaaacaaaaaaaaaggaaaattttgagatttattttgattgaataattttacggtttagactcacttgttttaagtcactcgcgcggtcgcgcgacatgtttcggagagcctaggtctcctctCACAAGCACTAgtgatcggttttcctaggatagcggtgccgtcatatagcggccgtctccatactaaataatacggctaaatatggatgtcgcagtatttgtatggaaacggccgctatatgacggcaccgctttcggaggaaaccaaggCTTaagcgagcagcgttcacgacggccgtgtatcgcgtacaacatgtcgcgcgagtgacttaaaagcTTAATAAAACGAGTgaatctaaaccgtaaaattattcagttTATATTCGATTTATTTTGATGTCAGCTTTCTATTTCTGATGATGAGCAACTGTATTTAGGAGTAAAGATAACAACTACTATAGTTcgtatttttttagcattagaaataaggtaaacaatcttgatgtgtctttaattgaaaaacacatttaaaaaaaaagttacggcaaatatgtaacaattatgaatctaatacgatcatttatattattctgctttcataagtaatagtttttgatttttaaaaagcttttcaattaaaagacatgtcaagatcgcttatataccttcttgcaagttctttctaatgctaaaaaaaacgaactataggtaagtatttatataattttaagacTGCAATTGTGCAGCTGACACAATACTCGCTAGTAATCTTAACACGGGTATTTTGATGAATGTACTAATTACTCATGGTCCCACTGGATCATAATacggggcattatctatgaaaagggaccttattgtcggtggcgattacgccgcacagcgtcgcgcggcgttgtatttatatgggagcatcgttaataatggcgtaaccgccatcgacaataaggtcccttttcatagataacgtcacatatatcgtAAAGTAAGTTTTAGGtcgaaaaaattattaaaaaattgaattgagtcaaatttaacttgcgagatttgattacagaccacACAGACGGACAACGGGACacgtgaaactaaataaaaggttTGAAAATAACATAACATACCTGTCGAAGCGTCCCTGGAGTGCTAAGCAGTTTATAGATGGCCACGATGGGTATCATCAGGATGGAGGAACAGGCCAAGCCCCATCCCAGCACCTCTGCCCACTGAGGGTACATGTACTGCTGGTACTGCAATGGTTGCTGGTACAGGAGTCCGAACACTACAACACCCTGTAGGATTTAGAGATTTTTAGTAagtattaagacgaaacaggagctgagatttaaatattttaggtaaatatacccgtctcgctaacggaagcggctcctaaaactagtgcgataaggacaaggcgaaaaatcctgcgtaaaaatctcaaaaatcgaggtttcgtactcgactgtttcctcctccaaaacttaaccaatcgtaaccaaatttggaaatctaaatgattataaaattatctgtgtcggaccgttttgcttttttggctaattgatatcggttttgaataccacgcctcacattgcggcatagtcaattaggccattttggccatttttgaagggctatagcgccttaaaaaacaaaaatatcaaaaaaagcaaaacggtccgacacgaTATTGacaaatattaatctgtgttgaaaaaatcattgctctagcttcaaaacccacggaggaaacaatCGAGTACGTAGGTACGTTGGCTCTTAAGcttaatgtaattattaattatgtaattaataataacatctaaaaattataatcatattatatatttGAGTGGAATGCACGATTTTGGACCAAATAACACATCGAAAATGTGGTATTAAgcattaaaaatatatgaatgGATTGAATTGGCTAAAGTGATTGACTTTCAGTAGAGAGAAGGTACTGTTATgatctataaaaaaatgtaaaaaagtaaTTTGATACACTCACTATGATAAATATTGGACTGACGAATTTCCAACATATCCTCCAGTATAGTCCGGGTCTGAAGCCAAGCATTTCTTCCACATCATCAGAGAACCTCTTCAACCCTATAAATATGACACcattaaaataggtacattgtaAATTCAACTGCATGCCACTTTAATTTACCTACACTAGATACATCCCAtcacttattttaagttgtATTTTGTTGTAATGTTACCGTCAACTAGTAGGTAGTTCAACATTGCTATCATACCGAAAATTTCCTGGCTCGATAAAAAGTTTTTATCTTTCTCTACCAAACAGGCTGTCATATCGAATTAATTACCTGCTAATATGGTAGATtttcttccaaaaaaatctctttttttttcaagtttagCAATATTTGTCATAGTTAGCAATTTTAagaacaaaacttccgtgagacccagaccagacatattaaatacatTAAGAACGGTCCATTACCGCCAACgtaagctcctgatgacacttctcggtacggagCATTTTTTGACTTAAAATACCTGAGTGAATCgttcttaatatatttaattatagttaataagcaagtatatatttaattatacattttaaacaacTCTTACAATTTTGTAACAGAACAACTTCTACACTGCCCtaacacgttctaacaagtatgtaagtgcgaaagtgacgggcatagtgatagtcgataaaaatggaaccatgctgagcccgctggttgcTTACCGTAGAACCACGAGACTGCCACGGCCTCAAATAGCGCAGAACAAAGTAGCGATATGCCGGCAGCGTACGTATCCAGAAGATGGAACATGTAGATTCCACCCTGCCAAAcagaaaacaaaatttaaagCAGTGATTTAATAAGTAACTTAGTAAAAATAATTTGCCACCTGAGCAAAGTTGGAGTTTATTTTATGGTTTCTTTCATCTTAAGATGGTACATGTAGATTTCACCCTGCCAAATAAATGACGAAATAACTATTGGAGTAGTTTCTTTTATGTTAAAATTTAAGCGGACCCTGGGCAAAGTTACTCGAGTAAAAGTTGACCTATTTACTTTAAATGCTATATTTGGATATACCACggctgtaggtacttactggcgtAATGTTGATGCAAGCCACACAGAACGAGACGCAGACCACGATCAGGGTGAAGTGCTCCCGGCGCAGCCAATGTGCGCCGCTCTGCCGCGTCAGGTCTAACAGACCCGTTCTCACACACTCGAGGCCTCCCATCTGAAGATAAATACTTACTGGAGTAATATTGATGCAAGCCACACAGAACGAGACGCAGACCACGATCAGGGTGAAGTGCTCCCGGCGCAGCCAATGTGCGCCGCTCTGGCGTGTCAGGTCTAAAAGACCCGTGATCACACATTCGAGGCCTCCCATCTGATTATAAAATTTTTTGTACAGTTAGAAAAATGTAAATTCGataaaaaatgtaagtataggtacctatataggtaagtaataattaAAGGTACCTACAGTTCTGGACTTctggttataaaataaataatacaatcatatgtaaaatgtttttaagTGGGTTGTGTTTCTTGTAGTTAAATTACGGTCTCGATAACTgcataatattaatacctacgtaAGTGATCAACAATATGCAGTTTACTTTACAGCTTATCTTTAACAGTTAGAGAAATGTGTACTTAGGTATATCCGAACTTACCCCTGAATCTAATCCAAGCATGATGAGCATGAAGAAAAACAGCATGGCCCACAGACTTGCCCCTGGCAGCGTTGCCACGGCTTCCGGGTACACTTGGAACACTAGCCCTGGCCctgaaaaaagtaaataaacctacttaacccttaaatgcatagtgatgcatttatacacacaacataaacatcaaatgttatgcattattaaacaaattctatttgttcttgtatattatttcaatagtaaaactaataaattttccgaattattacataaatttaggcagtattttaatttataaaagttacatttgtttatagacgaaatgtcggaaaacttggaaaaacctggaagttgatgatttttagtatgtgattttgggcagatttttcggggtttgtaattattttatatttacaaattttatcataggaacatcacaaatagtgtacctttctgttggcagttaagatttttcctataccccttactaatagctatatatttccaaaaatatgatttagactatgcaacttttaacactgatttcccagtgaaaatcgatgatatattttttttactatttttcctagaaacggcaaacaattatgtgatatatatattaatttcgggcaaaacgaaaaaatcatgtatttaagggttaagctttggtttcctccgaaagaggtgccgtcatatagcggccgtctccatacaaatacgacatccatatttagccgtattatttagtatggagacggccgctatatgacggcaccgctatcctaggaaaaccgatcttaacttagttaaaaagaaaaaaatacaataccatGCGCCGAGTGCATGCGAGTGAGTTCTTGTGATTGCTTtaatgcagcggtcggcaacctgcggcccgtgaacctgttacttgcggcccgcgagggGTCTCCacccctggctattttgtatgtaatattgagaatgtctgataaagtcattaatattaacaaagtacggcccgcgtcaacgtcgttaactactatgtggccctagGCTGCTAAATGGTTGCCGGCCGCTGCTTTAATGCATTACAAAATTCATGTGTAATCACATAGGTGGTTTCACGTGGGCGGAGGTTGGAGGTTCTTGAGGGGAGTCGGAGTCAGACAGCGTGTGCTCTTTATGGTGTATATTCGAAAAGTGTCACGAGTACATTTAATTCGCTagcctaaaataataataactaattacAGCGCCACCTATGCACTGTAAAGGGAACTAATTACCGTACTGGAAGACTAAGTACCTTTATGTAGATCATTAAGCCATATAGGGTTCATTGAAGTATCTAAAAGGtcagatagatggcgctgttaactGCACAAGTTAACAATAGGCTTGCACACGGCGCACGTCGTTGCCGGTAGTTGAACCAAATAATTGTGCATGCTGCATGTGTTACTTTACTTGTGCCATTCGTCATTCGTCACTACTTACCTTGCTCCAGTCGTATTTACactaagctgcagagatagctGACCCCCATtcatacaagtttttttttatgcagaGGGGGTctgttatctctgcagcttactgtgcATACATCTATGCGTTAAATTGCATAGGTCGAGAACTACGAGTAACTTTGTATACCTACAAATTTCAATACAAAGGGTtccattttaattgtttttgagTACACTAACCTTCGGTAGCCACGGAGGATATGGGCACGCCCTGCTTGTGGGACATAAACCCGAGATACGTGAAGATGACGAACCCAGAGAAGAAAGACGTGAAACAGTTCACTAAAGTTGTCACCAGACAGTCTCTGAAACGAAATAGAATTATAAAATGAgaaatatgttattattaaggtaggtacgagtatacgaGAAATATGCAGTTTTTCCAATGTTTACAAATATAGaagaatttattattttattgtagaaacttaaatataaatacaaactatgcaaatatgtacaaaataagtatctactaaaacccgtcccgggcggtccccgacgcaaaggtgcccatcacgctcgctgcgttgccgcgatgaattgcgatggacaacctttgcatCAGAAAaaacccggagcgggggtcaagtCCCCTTTCAAATAGGTTGATGTTGATTTATATAAGCGGGTTTAACAGTTGAACAGAATTCTCTTATGAAATCCGCGTCAGGAATCATTTGTACCCTATAGCATTTCAACCGAGATATGCATTTATCAAAacattacagtaggtacatttttaaggCACTTTTAGTTACCTACTTGATAGTAAGGAATCTTTATCAAGtgaccaaaatgtcataaaaataaatagaaactTCGATAAAAATCGGACAGGTTCCGCAAAGCAGTCTAAACAGGCATCTATGCAGGGGGGGCCGCGGCCGGATCGATTTGTAATGATCGCTAACAGACCacgctaaaataacttgtgAAACACAAATGGAACACAAGTGGCACAGTATGAGTCTTTATTTGAAAGCATATAACTTTTTGCATCTATctacatatgtaggtaagtatacataGTTACCTATGATACATACCTGTAGCAGTTGTTGTGAAAGGTGTTATAACTGGCGTAGGACAAGTGGActccaaaaccagctcccaccGAGTAAAAGATCTGAACTGCTGCGTCCACCCACACCTGGAAACAATTTACTAATATGTTACATTTTAAGGGTAATAAagccaaaataaaaataattcaactaaagtgtcattcaatggaacttgctaactgagtaaacaaaagtcactagtaaattgacattcagagacaatttaatatggcggtttgtttacataccgtaaaatggggtgagtagggtcaaaactgacattcaaacctcgataacattttatttttacatatgcaaactgaatggtgtatataataagtgttccgaacgtttgtattttattttgggtagttccatttcataactttgacgataaacaggaaatcccacctcaccccgtagtccctcgtaattggggtgagatggaatttcatacaaaggtgattttggaagattgttggatcgatttttttattatgagtattactatagctccatttaaaattggaatacattatttttgtagcagcagccttaaaattccatctcacccccctttcatcccttctctccccattcataacccaactctccccgcgaaccctactcaccccattttacggtagttagcaagttccatagaatgacactttaggtacttacttgactTCAGAATGATGATTGTTAAATTAACGTCCATAACCGCCACATAgcaaataggtacagtcagcagcagaagttgctaagcggccgaggtgttcaaaatgatcttgacgcgacgttattgtaaacagaataagagcgtgtcaaggtaattttgaacacctcgcccgcttagcaacttctgctgctactGTATATTAGCTTTCTGGTAGACTTCCAACAATGACGAATAACGAgtaacgcagcgtactacgtaggcgaacaacacgcgaacgcgaagcgaagcgacgcggcgcggagtgaatcaatcctttgataggtacctatagaagtgtcctacgtgggcgatctcgttgcgaacgcgaacgccttggacccgccgcgccgcgtcgcgttcgcgagttgttcgcttacgtaagacgcagcgtaaaAAGAAGTGGGATTAGTGTTAGTAATTATAGGCAATTATAGGCTACCTGTGTGTCCTTGAGCCTCGTGAGCTCCGGCTGCAGGTAGTAGGCGATGCCTCGGGTAGCCCCTGGTAGCAGTAGACCTCTAACCAGCAGTATGGACAGCACCACGTAAGGCATGGTTGCTGTTAACCATACTACTTTACCTAGAGTTAGTGGGGTTAGTTAGTTAGTAATTAAATAAGGAAGAATATTAGTAAAGGCAAAGATCCATTGATTATATACATGCATCAAATTCATGATTTAATTGCTTTGAATTTGACAGCTTAaagaatgactcacgctagaccgggcaggggccgggccggagcttccggcgctttgttttctatggaaagcaccacgtgatcaccgatcagccgtcatagaaaatgacatgtcggacgcctcggcccgggcccgggccagtctagcgtgagtcatccttaatgtgtTGGCGTTATACCCATTAGCCGGTTTGATTCTCGGGCGAGAcaagctaataaaaaaaaatgcagttttgtttctttttaaaaataacagaatgtttacaaatcctctttattacacgactgcccaaacaaaaagagtgtattgttttcagcgttcatgtttgtatgtatatatttatgtatttatgtgagttttttactttaagtaaaatgagctaatttaatgttttaaggCAATTTCCCTCCAAGgcccattatttttttccacgctgtattggcaatgtgcgaagtcggtggagggggaagtggcgctgatcgtcacaaacacaggtaatcttacggaatgtccgatattagtactagcggctagcggcagccgcttgaactaattttactccataagatttaacgtagaaagtcagagaaaatgagggcagcaccagtcgtgcacgtagGGAATAACCAGTTACAAAAGCTATCGCCAAAGTCAAGTATTGATAAATGATGAAGTTCATAATCATTACATTAGTCACAAGAGTCTTACCAGAGCTCTTAACACCCTTGAAGAGTGAGAGGTACAGGGTGACGTAGACCAGACCGAGGCATAGAGCTAGCTGCCATTTCGGAAAGCCCAGGTCGTTTAGGCCTTCGGAATGTTGCATCTCGAGCACGGCTCGGCTGAAATAAAATAGGAATTTGTTAATCGATTCACGATATTTTTGACTTTAgactttacaaatattttaattcgGGTAATCTCCGTAAGAAGGAGATGACAAAGACAAGATGTATAATAATATTGGCGTCATCGTCAGTTCAATAGTTTGTGGCTCTAAACGCAGTTAGAgcttgtgcggaaagagaagcatcgtggaatgtatggggcccaattcattccacgactcttctctttccgaacagactctaacaatCAACAGGTTCACTGGCAGGTCAAAGAACGTGAATGTAAAGCATGTAAAGCTTCGTTATATGGCACCACGTGACGTGACAATCGTGACATTGTGTGGACCTTACTAGGAGAAATGAAAAGCCGAAGTAAAATGTGAGAACCGAAACTTTGCCTTTCACGTAACATCGTGCTGCGTTGCAGTGTTCTGAGTTCCATGAATTATTCCATAAAGCTGATGGTAACTTACTGAAAGAACTCAGAAGCCGGAGTGAAGTGAGAAAGTGGTCCCTCATATAGAACTTCTGTCTTGTTCATCGTGTTATCTCGCGTTTCACGCTGCGTCCCAGCATAGTTCCGTGTTCCATGAATTGTCACATtgacattctatggaacttggaACTAGTAACTTACTGAAAGAACTCGGAAGCCGGGGTGAAGTGTGAGAGCGGTCCCTGATATAGAACTTCTGTCTTGTTCGTCGTGTTATGTCGCGATGCGTCCCAGCATTGATCCGTGTTCCATGAATTGTCACATtgacattctatggaacttggaACTAGTAACTTACTGAAAGAACTCGGAAGCCGGGGTGAAGTGTGAGAGCGGTCCCTGATATAGAACTTCTGTCTTGTTCGTCGTGTTATGTCGCGATGCGTCCCAGCATTGATCCGTGTTCCATGAATTGTCACATtgacattctatggaacttggaACTAGTAACTTACTGAAAGAACTCGGAAGCCGGGGTGAAGTGTGAGAGCGGTCCCTGATATAGAACTTCTGTCTTGTTCGTCGTGTTATGTCGCGATGCGTCCCAGCATTGATCCGTGTTCCATGAATTGTCACAGTGTAACCACGGTAGTTCGGAGCGCGCAGAGGATACTAAGAAGTAGAACGCCCAGCCTGGTaaaaacaaagatttttttaactaaCCGAGCGAAAGTTTCCGATTTAGCTTGTTGAGCAAATACGAATAAGTCAGTTTATTATTagcttttattctctgttatgtataatcttctattttgtgtttgtgctcactattattaaatattgtataattatataatataaaattataataaaataaaattatttctattctattctattctattcaatatCTATTAGGCacgaccacagacaatccaaccgcACGACGGATGGCAAATGCTCTCAAGTTATTGCCTATTTAGGAGGGCATATTGTAGTAGAGTTATAAACAGTACCTAGTCTGTACATATAGTAACACCAATTTGTCGCCAGTGTTTTCCCATTGTAATACCCCCGTAATTCCCATTTGGCAGTCGCCAGCTATTAAAACAGGAGTCCCCCGGGCCCGAACGCACAGCCGTGACTAAACGTCGCGTCGCTTAAAATATTACTTCCGTAAGTGCGTagtaaaataactattataacagCTTATGACATTGTCTAAAATTACGTTTTAACGCACTCACTGCTAACGTAACGTTTTTGTAGCACAATGCTCGTAGCCGCTCccgttttcccgctttgtagagaAAAGCGACTACAAACAGCGAACCCGCCGAATGGAATCCCGGCACTCATCATGTTAAGTGTCGCGAACCCTTCGCCTAAAAGCAGCTTCCATATAGATCGCAGCACAATTTCAGTAGGGGTCTAATGTCTAATTTCTGAGCCCGAGCGcccgcagcgtactacgtaggcgaacaacacgcgaacgcgaagcgaagcgatgcggcgcgcggcgcggagTACATCAATCctttagacatagacataga is a window of Cydia amplana chromosome 21, ilCydAmpl1.1, whole genome shotgun sequence DNA encoding:
- the LOC134657862 gene encoding sodium-dependent noradrenaline transporter-like, which translates into the protein MPVLGNSVGDLHPRDTSNRSSSSGSRRGSSPQQAQEPDGDGDRDPDLISSPPPRQYDRDFHNAKIPTMATVSGSGIITHTAPSYEEQRASPALLSRVSGTPGGRSVRDDGYCSAGSTPRALDHKSTKGSVVTLSCYKKEPKVQIEEETYYNDASKRIRASSIKPEPDDGRETWGTGADFLLSIIGFAVDLANVWRFPYLCYRNGGGAFLIPYTLMLIFGAVPLFYMELILGQYNRQGPITLWKICPLFKGVGFCAVMVAFYVSFYYNVIIGWAFYFLVSSARSELPWLHCDNSWNTDQCWDASRHNTTNKTEVLYQGPLSHFTPASEFFHRAVLEMQHSEGLNDLGFPKWQLALCLGLVYVTLYLSLFKGVKSSGKVVWLTATMPYVVLSILLVRGLLLPGATRGIAYYLQPELTRLKDTQVWVDAAVQIFYSVGAGFGVHLSYASYNTFHNNCYRDCLVTTLVNCFTSFFSGFVIFTYLGFMSHKQGVPISSVATEGPGLVFQVYPEAVATLPGASLWAMLFFFMLIMLGLDSGMGGLECVITGLLDLTRQSGAHWLRREHFTLIVVCVSFCVACINITPGGIYMFHLLDTYAAGISLLCSALFEAVAVSWFYGLKRFSDDVEEMLGFRPGLYWRICWKFVSPIFIIGVVVFGLLYQQPLQYQQYMYPQWAEVLGWGLACSSILMIPIVAIYKLLSTPGTLRQRVACCISPESEHEAIRAGAPVSRFSWRHWLYV